The following proteins are co-located in the Manihot esculenta cultivar AM560-2 chromosome 9, M.esculenta_v8, whole genome shotgun sequence genome:
- the LOC110623655 gene encoding putative homeobox-leucine zipper protein ATHB-51 encodes MEWHGNLRTFVPRPENPFNFLYDSSCYDQCNQGMDVKPPVMSETAQVIVPVMEKLRYGSHEKKKRLTNDQLESLERSFQEEIKLDPDRKMKLSRELGLQPRQIAVWFQNRRARWKAKQLERLYDTLKQEFDAVSVEKQKLQEEVMKLKGILREQATKKQVLSTGYTEISGEETLQSTWVGIRSSGGKPRGTHQQEIAECNYLLNVDEYNPGISSYWAVLPSYP; translated from the exons ATGGAGTGGCATGGCAACTTAAGAACCTTTGTCCCTCGACCAGAGAATCCCTTTAACTTTCTCTACGACTCCAGCTGCTATGATCAGTGTAATCAAG GAATGGATGTGAAGCCCCCCGTAATGTCGGAGACAGCACAGGTGATTGTCCCAGTTATGGAGAAGCTCAGGTATGGCAGTcacgagaagaagaagagattgacAAATGATCAGTTGGAGTCACTGGAGAGGAGCTTTCAAGAGGAGATTAAGTTGGATCCTGACAGGAAAATGAAGCTGTCTCGTGAGCTTGGGCTGCAGCCCAGACAGATTGCAGTTTGGTTCCAGAATAGACGAGCTAGATGGAAAGCTAAGCAGCTTGAACGCTTATACGACACACTTAAGCAGGAGTTTGATGCTGTCTCTGTAGAAAAACAGAAGCTGCAAGAAGAG GTAATGAAACTGAAAGGTATCCTCCGGGAGCAAGCCACCAAGAAGCAAGTGCTTTCGACGGGCTACACAGAGATCTCAGGCGAGGAGACACTGCAAAGTACATGGGTTGGAATTCGTAGCTCCGGTGGGAAGCCACGAGGAACACATCAGCAAGAGATTGCAGAGTGCAACTATCTTCTGAATGTTGATGAATATAACCCAGGAATATCATCTTACTGGGCTGTTCTTCCATCTTATCCTTAA